The following is a genomic window from Paenibacillus thiaminolyticus.
CTCCGCCGATACGCAACAAACGGCAGCCGGGGAGGTGAGGGGATGAACGGGACGGGATCCGCTCGTGCCGATGATATTGTATTGGCAACGGACGGGCTGACGATTGCCTTCGGAGGCCATGCGGCCGTCCGGGATGTGAGCCTGAAAATAGAGCGCCATCGCTTCAAGTCCATTATCGGGCCGAATGGCGCGGGCAAGACGACGCTGTTCAATCTGCTCAGCGGACAGCTGCGCCCGACGGCCGGGACGATCCGCTTCAACGATCAGGATATCACGGCGCTGCCTCCGTTCCGGCGCACCCGCTTGGGAATGGGGCGATCGTTCCAGTTGACGAACGTATTCCCGAATCTGACCGTGCTGGAAAATGTGCGGCTCGCCGTTCAGTCGCGGCAGGGGGTCCGCCTGAACTGGCATGCATCGCCGAGAGCGTTCCGCCGCTTCGAGGAGGAGGCGCAGCATTGGCTTGACATGGTGCTGCTCGGCAACCGGTCCGGGGCGATGGCCTCCTATCTCGCGCACGGGGAGAAGCGCAAGCTGGAGCTGGCGATGCTGCTGGCGCTGCAGCCGGAATTGCTGCTGCTAGACGAGCCGACGGCCGGAATCTCGATTGAAGAAGTCCCTGCCATCCTGGAGGTTATCCGCAAGATGAAGGAGGAAGGCAAGCGCACGATCGTGCTGATTGAGCACAAGATGGACATGGTGCTCGATCTGTCCGACACGATCGCCGTGCTGTTCGGCGGCCGGCTCCTGGCGGACGGGCGCCCGGAGGAGATTATGAGCAACGAGACGGTGCAGGCCGCTTATTTGGGAGGGCTGTATGATGACGCTGCTGCAAGTGCAGGGAATTGAGACGCATATCGGGCAATTTCATATTTTACAAGGCGTGACCTTCGAGGTGAAGGCAGGGGAGATTACGGTTGTGCTCGGAAGGAACGGCGCGGGCAAGACGACCGCCCTCCGCTCGATTATGGGCCTGAATCCGGTCTCCAGGGGCGAGATACGCTTTCAAGGCGAGCGAATCGAAGCGTTGCCCACACACCGGATAGCGCGCCAGGGCATCGGATATGTTCCGGAGGATCAGGGGATTTTCCCCGAGCTGACCGTAGGGGAGACGATGCGCATCGCGATGAGGCGCAATGACGCCGAGACGAAGGCGCGGCTCGAATGGGCGCTGGAGCTGTTCCCGGATTTGCGCGCCTTCTGGGGCCGCAAATCGGGGCTCCTCAGCGGGGGGCAGAAGCAGATGCTGGCCATCTCGAGGGCTTATGTAAATGATAATCGGCTGTTGCTTATCGATGAGCCGAGCAAGGGACTGGCTCCGATTATGGTGGAGAAGCTGATGCAGGCCATTGAGCAGATGAAGGCGAAGACGACCGTGCTGTTGGTGGAGCAGAACTTCATGATGGCCAGCCGTATCGGCGACCGGTACGTCCTGATGGATGAAGGGCGCATCGTCGCCGCAGGAACAATGGCCGAATTGCGGCAGGACGAAGCGACAAGGCGCAAATATTTGGGCATCGCATAGCCGGCCCGCGGAACGGGGGGATAGGAACATTGAATGGCATTATCAATTTGCTTGTGAACGGGCTGGCGACGGGAATGCTGATCTTCCTGTTGGCGTCGGGGCTTACGCTTATATTCGGTCTGATGGGCGTGCTGAACTTCGCGCATGGCGGACTGTTCGCCTGGGGAGCGTACGGCGGAGTATGGGTATATGCCGCGACGGGCTCGTTCGCCGCGGCCGTCATCGGGGCCGTCTTCATGGGCATGCTGATCGGCTTGGTCATGGAGCGGCTCGTCATCCGGCCCGTGTACGGCAATCCAATCCAGCAGATACTCGTCACGCTGGGCGCGATGCTCGTCTTGAGCGAGCTGCTGAAGGTTGCGTTCGGCCCGAATCCGCTCAAGGCCGGCGTTCCGCCGCTGCTGAACGGCAGTTGGGAGCTTGGCGGCATCATTTTCATTAAATACCGCTTGTTCATTATTGGTGTCGGGGCGATCGTCTTTGCCGGACTGCTGTTCGTGCTGAAGCGGACGACAATCGGCATTATCGTGCGCGCCGGGGTGATGAATCCCGAGATGGTGCAGGCGCTGGGCATCCCGATCCGCCGCGTGTTTACGCTCGTATTTATGGCGGGAGCCGGCCTTGCGGCCCTTGGGGGCGCGCTCCTCGCGCCGTATTCCGGGGTGATTTTCGCCGAGATGGGCATGCAATTCGCTATCCTCGCCTTCATCGTCGTCGTCATCGGCGGCATGGGAAGCATTCCGGGCTCCGCATTGGCGGCGGTGCTCGTCGGTCTCTCAGGCGCCTTCATGGCTTATTACGTGCCGGAGCTGTCGCTTGCCGCCAATATGCTGCTGATGGTCATCGTGCTGCTCATCAAGCCTTCCGGCTTGTTCGGGGCGAAGGGGGGAGCGGGATGAGAATGAACCGGATCGGAA
Proteins encoded in this region:
- a CDS encoding ABC transporter ATP-binding protein, whose amino-acid sequence is MTLLQVQGIETHIGQFHILQGVTFEVKAGEITVVLGRNGAGKTTALRSIMGLNPVSRGEIRFQGERIEALPTHRIARQGIGYVPEDQGIFPELTVGETMRIAMRRNDAETKARLEWALELFPDLRAFWGRKSGLLSGGQKQMLAISRAYVNDNRLLLIDEPSKGLAPIMVEKLMQAIEQMKAKTTVLLVEQNFMMASRIGDRYVLMDEGRIVAAGTMAELRQDEATRRKYLGIA
- a CDS encoding ABC transporter ATP-binding protein, encoding MNGTGSARADDIVLATDGLTIAFGGHAAVRDVSLKIERHRFKSIIGPNGAGKTTLFNLLSGQLRPTAGTIRFNDQDITALPPFRRTRLGMGRSFQLTNVFPNLTVLENVRLAVQSRQGVRLNWHASPRAFRRFEEEAQHWLDMVLLGNRSGAMASYLAHGEKRKLELAMLLALQPELLLLDEPTAGISIEEVPAILEVIRKMKEEGKRTIVLIEHKMDMVLDLSDTIAVLFGGRLLADGRPEEIMSNETVQAAYLGGLYDDAAASAGN
- a CDS encoding branched-chain amino acid ABC transporter permease, whose amino-acid sequence is MNGIINLLVNGLATGMLIFLLASGLTLIFGLMGVLNFAHGGLFAWGAYGGVWVYAATGSFAAAVIGAVFMGMLIGLVMERLVIRPVYGNPIQQILVTLGAMLVLSELLKVAFGPNPLKAGVPPLLNGSWELGGIIFIKYRLFIIGVGAIVFAGLLFVLKRTTIGIIVRAGVMNPEMVQALGIPIRRVFTLVFMAGAGLAALGGALLAPYSGVIFAEMGMQFAILAFIVVVIGGMGSIPGSALAAVLVGLSGAFMAYYVPELSLAANMLLMVIVLLIKPSGLFGAKGGAG